The nucleotide sequence CCGATCGTAATTGTTAACAAAGTCGATAAGGAAAACTGCCGGCCTGACGAAGTGCATGAGCAGGTGTTCGACCTGATGTTCAACCTCGGCGCTACCGAAGATCAGCTGGATTTTCCAACGGTTTACGGTTCGTCGAAGCAGGGCTGGATGGGTCCGGACTGGAAAACGCCGACCGACAACATTACGTATCTGCTCGATACGATCGTCGAAAACATCCCATCTGCTCCGATCAATGAAGGTCAGCCGCAGATGCAGATCACGTCGCTCGACTACTCGGCCTTCGTGGGTCGGATTGCCATCGGTCGCGTGCACCGTGGTACGCTGAAAGAAGGTGCTTTTATGGCCCTTGTGAAGTCGGATGGTTCGGTTAAAAAAGTACGCGTTAAAGAACTGCACACGTTCGAAGGTCTCGGCAAGCAGAAAGTTACTGAAGTTCAGTGTGGCGACATCTGTGCCGTAACGGGCCTTGAAGACTTCGAGATTGGCGACACATTGACCGATGCAGAGAATCCCGAAGCGCTAGACCGGATTTCAGTTGATGAGCCGACGATGAACATGCTGTTCACGATCAATAACTCGCCCTTCTTCGGTAAAGAAGGTAAGTTCGTTACGTCGCGTCACCTGCGTGACCGGCTGTATCGGGAGATTGAAAAGAACCTTGCCCTGCGGGTTGAAAATACCGACAGCGAAGACCGCTTCTTAGTCTTTGGCCGGGGTATCCTGCACCTGTCAGTTCTGATCGAGACCATGCGTCGCGAAGGGTATGAACTGCAGGTTGGTCAGCCGCAGGTATTGTATAAAGAAGACGAAAACGGTCAGAAACTCGAGCCAATTGAAATCCTCGTGGTTGACGTACCGGAAGAAACGGCAGGTAAAGTCATTGAACTGGCTACGCAGCGCAAAGGAGACCTGCTCATCATGGAGCCAAAAGGCGATCTGCAGCACCTGGAGTTTGAAATTCCATCGCGTGGTCTGATTGGTCTGCGCTCCAACGTCCTGACGGCTACCTTTGGTGAGGCTGTCATGTCGCACCGGTTCAAGGAATACCAGCCTTACAAAGGCAACATTCCGGAGCGGATCAACGGCTCGCTGATCTCCATGACCAGCGGTGCGGCTACTGCCTACTCGATCGACAAACTCCAGGATCGGGGCGTATTCTTCATTGAGCCGGGCGATGAGATTTATACGGGTCAGGTAATTGGCGAACACAACCGCCAGAATGATATCGTTGTGAACGTAACGACTGCCAAGCAATTGACCAACATGCGGGCATCGGGTTCGGACAACAACGTAAAGATTGCCCCCAAAATCGCTTTCTCGCTCGAAGAGTCAATGGAGTATATCCAGAAGGATGAGTATCTGGAGGTAACGCCTAAGTCGATGCGAATCCGGAAGATTTATCTGGATGAAAACGAGCGCAAACGGAATCAGAATAAGTTCGCGATGGCGTAAGGAACAAAATAGTCTATAAAAAAGGCCTTCTGAATATTCAGAAGGCCTTTTTTATTAAGAGGGCTTTACCACAAATCGAAAAGCCGGGGATTTTTTCATTTCGGCTGAAACTGTTGTGGGCGTTGTGTAGGTAGGCGTTGTAATGGCCGACTTAGCCGTAACATATTCGGTTTGTCGGCGGGTCTGGTGATAGCCGGTTATAAAGAGCGTAACTCCTATAACGAGCATAACTACTTTTCTCATAACGTTTTTTATAGCACTTAAAAACTGAATCCCATTCTGAAAAACAGCCGGTTGTAACGCCGGTATTCTACCTGCGACAGCGTCTGGGTGCCGTCTACGGATGCAATATGCCGCGCTTGCTGATGCTTGTAGCCGGCGCTGATGAGGAAACCCGTGCCGTTTCCCTTGTTGATGCGTAAGCCAATACCCGGACTCCATAGCCAGCCTCCTTTCAGTTCTTTTTCGTGGGGGTTCGGTCCTCGGAACGCGTACCCACTTTCAAGACAGTAAAAAGGCGTAAGCCGTTGTATGCGCTTGAAAATATTTCCCTGAACAGTTGCTGCTACCGGAAAAAAAGCTGAATTATTGTAATAATCTACGCCTGTTGACAATCCAACATGGAGCGAAGGCGTAAAGGTATAACCCGAGAACGCATGAATTGTTAAACCTACCCGGTTTCCGGCGGGTCGCTGGCTATAGTATGGCGCCGGGTAATAAGACCAGTAGCCGTAATTCTGATTCAGATTGTCGGGTCGTACGCGGCCTGTCTGAACACCCATTTCGATTGTTGTTAACCAGCGGCCGGCAGCGATGGGTTCGTTTTGTGCACACACGAAGCCGATACGCAAAAGCCCTAAAAGCAACGTAAACAGTTTTTTCATGGGAACGGCGTTGGGTTGAGGTTAGTATGGCCGTCGGACGGCAATCTTACTGAGTAGCCGTAAATTGTTCGGGTCAGTATAGTCGTATTGATACAATCCATCGTTTCCCACCATCAGTAACCTTTTTGAAACAGGAATGACATCGAAGGCATGCGCGTCCGGAAACGTCTGACGGGATTGCAGGTTGAGCGGGTTGCTGGCATCAAATACCCGCAGGCCTTTCTGTCCCTGGCAGATGAACAGTGTCGGGTAGTCAATACCCAAACCATAGGGCGTTTCGAGTGGATAGGTCTTTACGCGCTGGGGCGAGGCTGGGTTGCTGATGTCGATGATATCGAGAACATCCTGGCTGCCCGAACCGCAGGCACTCGTACCGCGAAGCGTAACGTAAGCATAGTTCTCATGCACAACCACCGGATCGCAGGAGCGAACGTGCGAAAAAGCTGACACCTGTTTAGGCTCGGCGGGGCTAGTGATGTCATAAATGTACATACCCGACGAGGTGCCGATAAACAGATTTGAACGGTAAGGGAAGATGGTTTCAACGTTCCAGTTCAGACTGGCGGTTTTGCCTTTTACGGGTGTGGCCGCCGTTCTGATATCGAAGAGCTGCAGCGAGTTGTTGTTGACGACGTACAACTGGTTATTGGCGATGGCAAACCGGGCCATTGAGCCGCCAACACCCGTCGTGGGCGTACCGCCAGTGCCCGTACTCGGAGCGGCCGATGCGTTATAAAAAGCCGCGTCCTCATAAAAGCGTCCGAACCAGGC is from Spirosoma taeanense and encodes:
- the typA gene encoding translational GTPase TypA, which encodes MQSIRNIAIIAHVDHGKTTLVDKIIHASKLFRENQEFGDLILDNNDLERERGITIVSKNVSVRYKDVKINIIDTPGHSDFGGEVERVLKMADGVCLLVDAFEGPMPQTRFVLSKALQLGLKPIVIVNKVDKENCRPDEVHEQVFDLMFNLGATEDQLDFPTVYGSSKQGWMGPDWKTPTDNITYLLDTIVENIPSAPINEGQPQMQITSLDYSAFVGRIAIGRVHRGTLKEGAFMALVKSDGSVKKVRVKELHTFEGLGKQKVTEVQCGDICAVTGLEDFEIGDTLTDAENPEALDRISVDEPTMNMLFTINNSPFFGKEGKFVTSRHLRDRLYREIEKNLALRVENTDSEDRFLVFGRGILHLSVLIETMRREGYELQVGQPQVLYKEDENGQKLEPIEILVVDVPEETAGKVIELATQRKGDLLIMEPKGDLQHLEFEIPSRGLIGLRSNVLTATFGEAVMSHRFKEYQPYKGNIPERINGSLISMTSGAATAYSIDKLQDRGVFFIEPGDEIYTGQVIGEHNRQNDIVVNVTTAKQLTNMRASGSDNNVKIAPKIAFSLEESMEYIQKDEYLEVTPKSMRIRKIYLDENERKRNQNKFAMA
- a CDS encoding LVIVD repeat-containing protein; protein product: MKPYALLVFLLPLRGLMSCTDNCEQVRTFRRYTPYQIPLTELRQTVASGAPQPLVEPGKLYIKDQYLFIVEVKKGIHIFDNSDPANPRAISFLSIPGNVDIAVRDNFLYADSFIDLVALDISNPAAIKEVSRTETGFQNGVIGRTSWWYDKLNAKISDTKEEIATETVKTDCEGTFNFLPYVASSIAWFGRFYEDAAFYNASAAPSTGTGGTPTTGVGGSMARFAIANNQLYVVNNNSLQLFDIRTAATPVKGKTASLNWNVETIFPYRSNLFIGTSSGMYIYDITSPAEPKQVSAFSHVRSCDPVVVHENYAYVTLRGTSACGSGSQDVLDIIDISNPASPQRVKTYPLETPYGLGIDYPTLFICQGQKGLRVFDASNPLNLQSRQTFPDAHAFDVIPVSKRLLMVGNDGLYQYDYTDPNNLRLLSKIAVRRPY